A single window of Helicobacter pylori NCTC 11637 = CCUG 17874 = ATCC 43504 = JCM 12093 DNA harbors:
- a CDS encoding LPS-assembly protein LptD: MIYWLYLAVFFLLSALDAKEIAMQRFDKQNHKIFEILADKVSAKDNVITASGNAILLNYDVYILADKVRYDTKTKEALLEGNIKVYRGEGLLVKTDYVKLSLNEKYEIIFPFYVQDSVSGIWVSADIASGKDQKYKIKNMSASGCSIDNPIWHVNATSGSFNMQKSHLSMWNPKIYVGDIPVLYLPYIFMSTSNKRTTGFLYPEFGTSNLDGFIYLQPFYLAPKNSWDMTFTPQIRYKRGFGLNFEARYINSKNDRFLFNARYFRNYTQYVKRYDLRNQNIYGFEFLSSSRDTLQKYFHLKSNIDNGHYIDFLYMNDLDYVRFEKVNKRITDATHMSRANYYLQTENHYYGLNIKYFLNLNKINNNRTFQSVPNLQYHKYLNSLYFKNLLYSVDYQFRNTAREIGYGYVQNALNVPVGLQFSLFKKYLSIGLWNDLQLSNVALMQSKNSFVPTIPNESREFGNFVSSNFSMYVNTDLAREYNKLFHTIQLEAIFNIPYYTFKNGLFSQNMYALSAQALNSYTSPLLRDYDYQGRLYDSVWNPSSILPSDASNKTVDLTLTQYLYGLGGQELLYFKISQLINLDDKVSPFRMPLESKIGFSPLTGLNIFGNVFYSFYQNRLEEISVNANYQRKFLSFNLSYFLRNNFSSGINSIVENPADYLKAGFSNDFGYFSMSTDVGYDIRNNVVLNWNVGIYKKIRCFGIGFQFVNQRRPILTGDPNQPIRVFENNYVKLELDFSPITKTNVTYRSLQRK, encoded by the coding sequence ATGATTTATTGGTTGTATTTGGCGGTCTTTTTTTTGTTGAGTGCATTAGACGCTAAAGAAATCGCTATGCAACGATTTGACAAACAAAACCATAAGATTTTTGAAATCCTTGCGGATAAAGTGAGCGCTAAAGACAATGTGATAACCGCATCAGGGAATGCGATCTTATTGAATTATGATGTGTATATTTTAGCGGACAAGGTGCGTTATGATACCAAGACTAAAGAAGCGTTATTAGAGGGGAATATCAAGGTTTATAGGGGCGAGGGTTTACTCGTTAAAACCGATTACGTGAAATTGAGTTTGAATGAAAAATATGAAATCATTTTCCCCTTTTATGTCCAAGACAGCGTGAGCGGGATTTGGGTGAGCGCGGATATTGCTAGCGGGAAGGATCAAAAATATAAGATTAAAAACATGAGCGCTTCAGGGTGCAGCATTGATAACCCCATTTGGCATGTCAATGCGACTTCAGGCTCATTCAACATGCAAAAATCGCATTTGTCTATGTGGAATCCTAAGATCTATGTCGGTGATATTCCTGTATTGTATTTGCCCTATATTTTCATGTCCACGAGCAACAAACGCACTACCGGGTTTTTATACCCTGAGTTTGGCACTTCCAATTTAGACGGCTTTATTTATTTGCAACCCTTTTATTTAGCCCCCAAAAACTCATGGGATATGACCTTTACCCCACAAATCCGCTATAAAAGGGGTTTTGGCTTGAATTTTGAAGCGCGCTACATCAACTCTAAAAACGACAGATTTTTATTCAACGCACGCTATTTTAGGAATTACACTCAATACGTCAAACGCTATGATTTGAGGAATCAAAATATCTACGGGTTTGAATTTTTAAGCTCTAGCAGGGACACTTTACAAAAATATTTTCATCTTAAGTCTAATATTGACAACGGGCATTACATTGACTTTTTATACATGAACGATTTGGACTATGTGCGTTTTGAAAAGGTCAATAAGCGTATCACAGACGCCACGCACATGTCTAGGGCGAATTACTACTTGCAAACAGAAAATCATTATTACGGCTTGAATATCAAGTATTTTTTAAACCTGAATAAAATCAACAATAACCGCACTTTCCAATCTGTCCCTAATTTGCAATACCATAAATATTTAAATTCTTTGTATTTTAAAAATTTGTTGTATTCGGTGGATTATCAGTTTAGAAACACCGCAAGAGAGATCGGCTATGGCTATGTGCAAAACGCTTTGAATGTGCCGGTGGGCTTGCAATTTTCTTTGTTTAAAAAGTATTTGTCTATAGGGCTTTGGAACGATCTCCAACTATCTAATGTGGCTTTAATGCAATCTAAAAATTCCTTCGTGCCTACGATCCCTAATGAATCAAGGGAATTTGGGAATTTTGTGTCTTCAAATTTTTCCATGTATGTCAATACGGATTTAGCCAGAGAATACAACAAGCTTTTCCACACGATCCAATTGGAAGCGATTTTCAACATCCCTTATTACACCTTTAAAAACGGCTTGTTTTCTCAAAACATGTATGCTTTAAGCGCGCAAGCCTTAAACAGCTACACTTCGCCTTTATTGAGAGATTATGATTATCAAGGGCGTTTGTATGACTCGGTGTGGAATCCTAGCAGCATTTTACCTAGCGATGCGAGCAATAAGACGGTGGATTTAACCCTAACGCAATACCTTTATGGCTTAGGGGGACAAGAATTGTTGTATTTTAAAATATCGCAACTCATCAATCTTGACGATAAAGTTTCGCCCTTTAGAATGCCACTAGAGAGCAAGATCGGGTTTTCGCCCTTAACAGGATTGAATATCTTTGGGAATGTCTTTTATTCGTTTTATCAAAACCGCTTAGAAGAAATCTCTGTGAACGCCAATTACCAACGCAAATTTTTAAGCTTTAACCTCTCTTATTTTTTAAGGAACAATTTTAGCAGTGGGATTAATAGCATTGTAGAAAATCCTGCGGATTATTTAAAGGCGGGTTTTAGCAACGACTTTGGCTATTTTTCCATGAGCACGGATGTGGGTTATGATATTAGAAACAATGTGGTTTTAAATTGGAATGTGGGGATTTATAAAAAAATCCGTTGTTTTGGGATTGGCTTTCAATTCGTCAACCAACGACGCCCTATCCTTACTGGCGATCCCAACCAGCCTATAAGAGTGTTTGAAAATAACTATGTTAAGCTAGAATTAGACTTTTCACCGATCACTAAAACCAATGTAACTTACCGCTCTTTACAGCGTAAGTGA
- the purD gene encoding phosphoribosylamine--glycine ligase, with product MKDNNSYNVLIVGNKGREYALAQRLQQDERVNALYFCLGNGGTQDLGENLECEHYEHIVELALKKQIHLAIISEEELLILGLTEMLEKAGILVFGASKEAAKLEASKSYMKAFVKECGIKSASYFETNDLKEALNYIQNASFPLVIKALNKNTSIVHQEEEAIKILEDAFKQSNEPVIIEPFLEGFELSVTALIANDDFILLPFCQNYKRLLEGDNGVNTGGMGAIAPANFFSNELEEKIKNHIFKPTLEKLQADNTPFKGVLLAEIVIIEEKGVLEPYLLDFSVRFKDIECQTILPLLESSLLDLCLATAKGELNSLELVFSKEFVMSVALVSRNYPTSSSPKQTLYIDPVDEKKGHLILGEVEQDNGVFESSGGRVIFAIGRGKSLLEARNHAYEIAQKVHFEGMFYRKDIGFKVLDLKEYS from the coding sequence ATGAAAGATAACAATAGCTATAATGTTTTAATTGTGGGGAATAAGGGGCGAGAGTATGCTTTGGCTCAAAGGCTTCAGCAAGATGAGCGAGTGAATGCTTTGTATTTTTGTTTGGGTAATGGTGGCACTCAAGATTTAGGCGAAAATCTGGAATGCGAACATTACGAGCATATCGTGGAATTAGCCCTGAAAAAACAGATCCATTTAGCCATCATTTCAGAAGAAGAGCTTTTGATTTTGGGGCTTACAGAAATGCTAGAAAAAGCGGGGATTTTAGTGTTTGGGGCTTCTAAAGAAGCGGCTAAGTTAGAGGCTTCTAAAAGCTATATGAAAGCTTTTGTTAAAGAGTGCGGTATCAAAAGCGCGTCTTACTTTGAAACAAACGATTTAAAAGAAGCTCTCAATTACATTCAAAACGCTTCCTTCCCCTTAGTGATTAAAGCGTTGAATAAAAACACAAGCATTGTCCATCAAGAAGAAGAAGCGATAAAAATCCTTGAAGACGCTTTCAAACAAAGCAATGAGCCTGTGATCATAGAGCCTTTTTTAGAGGGGTTTGAGCTTTCAGTTACAGCGCTCATAGCCAATGATGATTTTATCTTGTTGCCCTTTTGCCAAAACTACAAACGCTTATTAGAGGGGGATAATGGGGTCAATACGGGGGGTATGGGGGCCATCGCTCCTGCAAACTTTTTCTCTAATGAATTGGAAGAGAAAATAAAAAATCATATCTTTAAACCCACTTTAGAGAAACTTCAGGCTGATAACACGCCTTTTAAAGGGGTTTTACTCGCTGAAATTGTAATCATAGAAGAAAAGGGCGTTTTAGAGCCGTATTTATTGGATTTTAGCGTGCGTTTTAAAGATATTGAATGCCAGACGATTTTACCCCTTTTAGAAAGCTCGCTTTTAGATTTGTGTTTGGCCACAGCCAAAGGGGAATTAAATTCTCTTGAATTGGTGTTTTCTAAAGAATTTGTGATGAGTGTGGCGCTTGTTTCTAGGAATTACCCCACTAGCTCTTCGCCCAAACAAACCCTTTATATTGATCCGGTTGATGAAAAAAAGGGCCATTTGATTTTAGGGGAGGTGGAGCAGGATAATGGCGTGTTTGAAAGCAGTGGGGGGAGGGTGATCTTTGCCATTGGCAGAGGAAAATCCTTATTAGAAGCCAGAAACCATGCTTATGAAATCGCTCAAAAGGTGCATTTTGAAGGCATGTTTTATCGCAAGGATATTGGTTTTAAGGTGTTAGATTTGAAAGAATATTCTTGA
- a CDS encoding RDD family protein: MRSPNLEKEETEIIETLLMREKMRLCPLYWRILAFLTDGLLVAFLLSDLLDACDFLHSLYWLANPIYHSAFVAMGFIILYGVYEIFFVCLCKMSLAKLVFRIKIIDIYLADCPSRAILLKRLGLKIVVFLCPFLWFVVFKNPYHRAWHEEKSKSLLVLF; this comes from the coding sequence ATGCGCTCTCCAAATTTAGAAAAAGAAGAAACTGAAATCATAGAAACACTCCTTATGCGTGAAAAAATGCGTTTATGCCCCTTGTATTGGCGCATCTTAGCGTTTTTAACCGATGGTTTGTTGGTAGCGTTTTTATTGAGCGATCTTTTAGACGCATGCGATTTCTTGCATTCTTTATACTGGCTGGCTAACCCCATTTATCACAGCGCGTTTGTTGCGATGGGTTTTATCATCTTGTATGGCGTTTATGAAATCTTTTTTGTGTGTTTGTGCAAGATGAGTTTGGCTAAATTGGTTTTTAGGATTAAAATTATTGATATTTATTTAGCGGATTGCCCCAGTAGGGCTATTTTATTGAAGCGTTTAGGGTTAAAGATCGTGGTTTTTCTATGCCCCTTTTTATGGTTTGTGGTGTTTAAAAACCCCTATCATAGGGCGTGGCATGAAGAAAAAAGCAAAAGTCTTTTGGTGTTGTTTTAA
- a CDS encoding F0F1 ATP synthase subunit C: protein MKFLALFFLALAGVAFAHDGGMGGMDMIKSYSILGAMIGLGIAAFGGAIGMGNAAAATITGTARNPGVGGKLLTTMFVAMAMIEAQVIYTLVFAIIAIYSNPFLS from the coding sequence ATGAAATTTTTAGCGTTATTTTTTCTGGCTTTAGCGGGCGTTGCTTTCGCTCATGATGGCGGAATGGGTGGGATGGATATGATTAAATCTTATTCTATCTTAGGAGCGATGATCGGTCTAGGGATTGCCGCTTTTGGTGGGGCGATCGGCATGGGGAATGCGGCCGCAGCGACCATTACGGGCACAGCGAGAAACCCAGGAGTGGGCGGTAAATTGCTCACTACCATGTTTGTGGCCATGGCGATGATTGAAGCGCAAGTGATTTATACTCTAGTGTTTGCTATTATCGCTATTTATAGTAACCCATTCTTAAGTTAA
- a CDS encoding DNA adenine methylase has protein sequence MNYIGSKYKLIPFIKENIHAVAGNDLSGAIFCDLFAGTGIVGRAFKKAVNKVISNDLEYYSFVLNQNYIGNIQEIPNQEELIDRLNSVALKKGFIYSYYSLGGSSRQYFSETNAQKIDAVRLKIEELKLSQNIDNCAYYFLLASLLESADKVANTASVYGAFLKRLKKSAQKELILKGAHFDLSLNANEVYQQDASELIGKISGDILYLDPPYNARQYGANYHLLNTIAIYTPFAPKGKTGLSSYQKSSFCSRSQILNAFENLIKKARFKYIFLSYNNEGLMSETEIKNILKKYGAYSLMTKTYMRFKADNKRTHKAAHTKECLHILIK, from the coding sequence ATGAACTACATCGGCTCTAAATACAAGCTCATTCCCTTTATTAAGGAAAATATCCATGCGGTTGCGGGCAATGATCTCTCTGGTGCGATTTTTTGTGATTTATTCGCTGGGACGGGCATTGTGGGGCGTGCGTTTAAAAAAGCCGTTAATAAGGTTATTTCTAATGATTTGGAATATTATAGCTTTGTTTTGAATCAAAATTATATCGGCAACATTCAAGAAATCCCTAACCAAGAAGAGCTTATTGATAGGCTCAATAGCGTTGCTTTAAAAAAGGGCTTTATCTATTCGTATTATTCTTTAGGGGGGAGTTCAAGGCAGTATTTTAGCGAAACAAACGCTCAAAAAATTGATGCGGTGCGTCTAAAAATTGAAGAGCTTAAGCTTTCTCAAAACATTGATAATTGCGCGTATTATTTTTTGCTCGCATCGCTATTAGAAAGTGCGGACAAGGTGGCTAACACCGCTTCAGTGTATGGGGCTTTTTTAAAACGCCTTAAAAAAAGCGCTCAAAAAGAACTCATCTTAAAAGGCGCTCATTTTGATTTGAGTTTAAACGCTAATGAAGTGTATCAGCAAGACGCTAGCGAGTTGATCGGAAAGATTTCAGGGGATATTTTGTATTTAGACCCTCCTTACAATGCGAGGCAATACGGGGCGAATTACCATTTATTAAACACGATTGCTATTTATACGCCCTTTGCTCCAAAAGGCAAAACCGGCTTGTCCAGTTACCAGAAATCATCGTTTTGCTCTCGTTCTCAAATCTTAAACGCTTTTGAAAACTTGATCAAAAAAGCGCGATTCAAATACATCTTTTTAAGCTATAACAATGAAGGGCTTATGAGCGAGACAGAGATTAAAAATATCTTAAAAAAATACGGCGCTTACTCCTTAATGACCAAAACCTACATGCGTTTTAAAGCCGATAACAAACGCACCCACAAAGCCGCACACACCAAAGAGTGTTTGCATATTCTTATCAAATAA
- a CDS encoding IceA2 protein — translation MAIVVKVVNGKIQEFENGIHKRTYGSNIVAADTDGHIVAAVTAKGKVEEFENGIHKRTYGSNAINVQVSGGVVAVTTSKGKVEEYKNGIHKRTY, via the coding sequence ATGGCGATTGTAGTTAAAGTCGTTAATGGCAAAATACAGGAATTTGAGAATGGTATCCATAAGAGAACTTATGGTAGTAATATTGTAGCTGCAGATACTGATGGGCATATTGTTGCTGCTGTTACTGCAAAGGGTAAGGTAGAAGAATTTGAGAATGGTATCCATAAGAGAACTTATGGTAGTAACGCTATTAATGTGCAAGTTTCAGGTGGTGTAGTGGCTGTAACCACATCAAAGGGTAAAGTGGAAGAATATAAGAATGGTATTCATAAAAGGACCTACTAG
- the cysE gene encoding serine O-acetyltransferase encodes MLDLSYSLERVLQEDPAARNKWEVLLLYPGIHALLCYRLAHALHKRRFYFIARALSQLARFITGIEIHPGAKIGRGLFIDHGMGVVIGETTEIGDDVTIYHGVTLGGTGKFKGKRHPTLGNRVVVGAGAKVLGAICVGDDVKIGANAVVLSDLPTGSTAVGAKAKTITKDR; translated from the coding sequence ATGCTAGATCTGTCTTATAGCTTGGAGCGTGTCTTACAAGAAGACCCGGCAGCTAGGAATAAGTGGGAGGTGCTCTTGCTTTATCCGGGCATTCATGCACTGCTTTGTTACCGCCTAGCGCATGCGTTGCACAAGCGGAGGTTTTACTTCATTGCGCGCGCGCTTTCTCAGTTAGCGCGCTTTATCACTGGGATAGAAATCCACCCGGGCGCTAAGATTGGGAGAGGGCTTTTTATTGATCATGGCATGGGTGTGGTGATTGGCGAGACCACAGAGATTGGAGATGATGTTACCATTTATCATGGCGTAACTCTAGGAGGTACGGGCAAGTTTAAGGGCAAGCGCCACCCTACTTTAGGCAACCGAGTGGTAGTGGGGGCAGGGGCTAAGGTCTTGGGTGCGATTTGCGTGGGCGATGATGTGAAGATTGGGGCTAATGCGGTGGTGCTTTCAGATTTACCCACGGGTTCTACGGCTGTAGGTGCTAAAGCCAAAACCATCACAAAGGATCGTTAA
- a CDS encoding polyribonucleotide nucleotidyltransferase, with amino-acid sequence MDFITINSSNKTEEFALKQVAKQATSSLMYRLGKTIILASVCIEREPVSEDFLPLVVQFLEKSYAAGKIPGGFVKREGRAQDFEILTSRLIDRTLRPLFPKDYRYPTQITLMVLSHDIENDLQVSALNVASAALFLAHIAPIKSVSACRIARIDNKFIINPNTSLLNQSSLDLFVSGTKESLNMIEMRSLGQKLNALEEPLMLKALELAQKSLKETCTLYEEVFTPHQNELLFKESQGIIFNERLLDLLKNQYFDEIIKGIESSALSERENVFNEIARKISEAHSEFSLEEIELSLEKVKKTEIRRMIIQDKIRPDKRALEEVRPILIESDLLPMAHSSILFTRGQTQSLVVGVLGTDNDAQTHESLEHKTPIKERFMFHYNFPPFCVGEASSIGAASRRELGHGNLAKRALETSIKNKEQVIRLVSEILESNGSSSMASVCAGSLALYASGVEIYDLVAGVAMGMVSEGQDHAILSDISGLEDAEGDMDFKIAGNLEGITAMQMDTKMSGIKLEILYQALLQAKKAREHILKIMHEAKEKIVINFSNLPATEIFNVAPDKIVEIIGQGGRVIREIVEKFEVKIDLNKPSGEVKIMGNKERVLKTKEFILNYLQSLDQELEQYAIDEVLEAQVKRIVDFGAFLSLPKGGEGLLRKQNMDRCQVVLKEGDSIRCRVISFNKGKIALDLA; translated from the coding sequence ATGGATTTTATCACCATCAATTCTAGTAACAAAACCGAAGAGTTCGCTCTCAAACAAGTGGCCAAACAAGCCACCAGCTCTCTAATGTATCGCTTAGGAAAAACCATCATTTTAGCGAGCGTGTGTATAGAAAGAGAGCCTGTGAGTGAAGATTTTCTGCCTTTAGTGGTGCAGTTTTTAGAAAAATCTTATGCAGCCGGTAAAATCCCAGGCGGTTTTGTTAAAAGAGAAGGCAGGGCGCAAGATTTTGAAATCTTAACCTCTAGGCTCATAGACAGGACTTTACGCCCTTTATTCCCTAAAGACTACCGCTACCCTACACAGATCACTTTAATGGTTTTAAGCCATGATATTGAAAATGACTTGCAGGTTTCTGCTTTAAACGTCGCTTCAGCCGCTCTCTTTTTGGCCCATATCGCTCCCATTAAAAGCGTGAGCGCTTGCAGGATCGCTAGGATTGATAACAAATTTATCATTAACCCTAACACAAGCCTTTTGAATCAATCCAGTTTGGATTTGTTCGTGTCTGGAACGAAAGAGAGTTTGAACATGATAGAAATGCGCTCTTTGGGGCAAAAATTGAACGCTTTAGAAGAGCCTTTAATGCTAAAAGCTTTAGAATTGGCTCAAAAAAGTTTGAAAGAAACTTGCACGCTTTATGAAGAGGTTTTCACGCCCCACCAAAACGAGCTGCTTTTTAAAGAGAGCCAAGGAATAATTTTTAATGAAAGGCTGTTAGATTTATTGAAAAATCAGTATTTTGATGAAATCATCAAAGGCATTGAAAGTTCTGCTTTGAGCGAGCGAGAAAATGTTTTCAATGAAATTGCCAGAAAAATCAGTGAAGCCCATTCAGAATTCAGTTTAGAAGAAATTGAATTGTCTTTAGAAAAAGTGAAAAAAACTGAGATAAGGCGCATGATCATTCAAGATAAAATCCGTCCGGATAAGCGCGCGTTAGAAGAAGTGCGGCCCATTTTGATAGAGAGCGATTTGCTCCCTATGGCGCATAGCTCCATTTTATTCACTAGGGGGCAAACGCAAAGCTTAGTGGTAGGGGTTTTAGGCACGGATAATGACGCTCAAACCCATGAGAGTTTGGAGCATAAAACCCCTATCAAAGAGCGCTTCATGTTTCATTACAATTTCCCTCCTTTTTGCGTGGGCGAAGCGAGTTCTATTGGTGCGGCTTCAAGGCGCGAATTAGGGCATGGGAATTTGGCTAAAAGAGCCTTAGAAACGAGCATTAAAAATAAAGAGCAGGTGATACGATTGGTTTCTGAGATTTTAGAAAGCAATGGTTCAAGCTCAATGGCGAGCGTGTGCGCAGGCTCTTTAGCCCTTTATGCAAGCGGTGTGGAAATTTATGATCTAGTCGCTGGGGTGGCTATGGGCATGGTGAGCGAAGGGCAAGATCACGCTATTTTAAGCGATATTAGCGGCTTAGAAGACGCAGAAGGCGATATGGATTTTAAGATTGCTGGGAATTTAGAAGGCATTACGGCCATGCAAATGGATACCAAAATGAGCGGTATCAAGCTAGAAATTTTATACCAAGCCTTACTCCAAGCCAAAAAAGCACGAGAGCACATTTTAAAAATCATGCATGAAGCGAAAGAAAAGATTGTGATCAATTTTTCTAACTTGCCTGCAACGGAGATTTTTAATGTCGCGCCCGATAAAATTGTGGAAATTATCGGTCAAGGGGGGCGTGTGATCAGAGAGATAGTAGAAAAGTTTGAAGTTAAAATTGATTTGAATAAACCGAGCGGTGAAGTGAAAATCATGGGGAATAAAGAACGGGTTTTGAAAACTAAGGAGTTTATTTTAAACTATTTGCAGTCTTTAGATCAAGAATTGGAGCAATACGCTATTGATGAGGTGTTAGAAGCTCAAGTGAAGAGAATCGTGGATTTTGGGGCGTTTTTAAGCTTGCCTAAGGGGGGCGAAGGCTTGTTAAGAAAGCAAAACATGGACAGGTGTCAAGTGGTTTTAAAAGAAGGCGATAGCATCAGGTGTAGGGTGATTAGTTTCAATAAGGGTAAAATCGCTTTGGATTTGGCTTAA
- a CDS encoding phosphoribosyltransferase encodes MNTDFSHITDIEGMRFINEEDALNKLINEIHTRHIDLKDSIMLALSFNALYLAHALAQKFGATYDILFLEPILAPLNSKCEIALVSESMDIVMNESLINSFDITLDYVYGEAKRAYEEDILSHIYQYRKGNAIKSLKDKNIFIVDRGIETGFRAGLGVQTCLKKECQDIYILTPILAQNVAQGLESLCDGVISVYRPECFVSVEHHYKELKRLSNEEIEKYLGANNAPNLKKEH; translated from the coding sequence TTGAATACGGATTTTAGCCATATCACCGATATAGAGGGCATGCGTTTTATCAATGAAGAAGACGCTTTAAACAAATTGATTAATGAAATCCACACGCGCCATATTGATTTAAAAGATTCCATCATGCTCGCTTTGAGTTTTAACGCTCTGTATTTAGCTCACGCTTTAGCGCAAAAATTTGGAGCGACTTATGATATACTTTTTTTAGAACCTATCCTAGCCCCTTTAAACTCAAAATGCGAAATCGCTTTAGTGAGTGAAAGCATGGATATAGTGATGAATGAAAGTTTGATCAATTCCTTTGACATCACTTTAGACTATGTTTATGGGGAAGCCAAGCGAGCTTATGAAGAAGACATTTTGTCTCACATCTATCAGTATCGCAAAGGCAATGCGATCAAAAGCTTGAAAGATAAAAATATTTTTATCGTAGATAGGGGGATTGAAACCGGGTTTAGAGCAGGGTTAGGCGTGCAAACTTGCTTGAAAAAAGAATGCCAAGACATTTATATTTTAACCCCCATTCTCGCGCAAAATGTCGCTCAAGGCTTAGAAAGTTTGTGCGATGGGGTGATTAGCGTGTACCGCCCTGAATGTTTTGTCTCTGTGGAGCATCATTATAAAGAACTCAAGCGATTAAGCAATGAAGAAATTGAAAAATACTTGGGCGCTAACAACGCGCCTAATTTAAAAAAGGAACATTAA